The nucleotide sequence CGACCGCCGAGGTGTCGATCGGTTCGCCGAACCAGTAGTACTGCCGCTCCGGCCGCGGGATGGGCGTCGGCCCGATGCCGCGAACCAGGGGGAAGAAGTCGGGGCTGCCCGAGATCCGCTCGAAGAGCCGCTGTACGGGCTTCATCGCCGGATGCTCGGTGTCGACGAGGACGTCGAGTGCGTCCTCGGCGCCAACGGTGGCGAACGGCACGATGGGATAGCCGTGCTTGACGGCCAGCCGCGCGAAGCCCATCCGGTTCTCCCAGATGAGCTGGTACTTCTCGCCCTTGCGCTTGGCGACCTCCCGGCCTCCGCCGGGAAACACCAGGATCGTCTCGCCGCGACGCATCAACGCGTCCGCGATCTCCGGTCTCCCCGGCACCACCCCGACCAACGTCAGCAGATCGCGCCACCGCGGCAACTTGAAGTGTGCGTGATTGCCCAGGACGCGCGCCCGGATGCCGCGCTCCCAGAGTTCGGCGCACAGGAGCGGCGCGTCGAGCAAGCCGATCAGCGTGTGGTTGCCCACGAGCAGCGCGCCACGGTCCGACGGCAGGTGCTCGCTGCCGTACACCCGGGGATTGACCAGGCGGCGCGCCGGCTCCAGCAGCCGCAGCACGCGCGCGAGCGTCGCGTCGTTCGGCGGATCGGGGATCTCGCCGTGTCCGTCGGGGACGAGGCGGATGTCGCTGCGTTCGGCCATCGGGCAGTGCTACCCGTGTTGACCGGGGTGGGAAACGGGTAGAGATCACCGGTGCCCGACGCTCAACTGCCCGTCGAGGGCGGCACCCTCCCCGGCTATCTCGCCACCCCGTCCGGGACGGGACCGTGGCCGGCGGTCGTCGTCATCCACGAGGTCTTCGGTCTCACCGACGACATCCGGCGCATCGCCGATCGCTTCGCGGCGAACGGCTATCTGGCGTTCGCGCCGGCCCTTTTCCAGCGCGGCCCCAAGCCGCTCTGCATCGTCAGCGCCTTCCGTGCCCTCGCCAGCGGCTCGGGATCGGCCGTCGACGACCTCATCGGCGCGGCCGAGGCGCTGCGCGCGGACGACCGCACCACCGGAAAGGTCGGCTCGGCCGGATTCTGCATGGGCGGCGGCTTCTGCCTCCTGCTGGCCGACCGCGGCGTCTTCGACGCCACCGCCCCCAACTACGGCCCGTTCCCACCCGCGGTCGGCGTGCCGTCGCGGTCCTGCCCGATCGTGGCGAGCTACGGTGCCCGCGACGTGCTGCTGCCCGGTGCCGCGGCGAAACTCGAGAGGGGGCTCGCACCGAGCGGCGTGGCGCGCGACATCAAGGAGTATCCCGGTGTCGGGCACAGCTTCATGAACGAGTGGAAGACGCCGTCGGCCGTCCACGTCGTCGAGCGCATCGCCGGGGTGCACCATTCGGCGCCCCAGGCCGAGGACGCCTGGCGTCGCATCCTGACCTTCTTCGACGAGCACCTGCGCTGAGGACCCGGTCCCGATCCGCGCGGTGTAATCGACGGCCGCTCGGGTACAGGGAGGCGGTGACGGCATCCCCGAGCGCCGACCGCCACGGCGCGCCACGGTCCTTCCGCCTCGCCGACCGTATAGTCCACGCGTGACCGCCGATTCCGTGCCGGACGACCTTCGCCGGCTGGCCGCCGCGCACGGCGTCGCGACCTCCTATCGCAACGAGCGACGAGAACCCGTCGAGGTTGACGCAGACGTCGTGATCCGCATGCTCGGCCTGCTGGACGTCCAGGCGGAGTCCGAGGACGACCGCCGTCGCGAACTGGACCGTCTCGCCGAACTCGATCAGGCCGGCGTGCTCCCGCCCACCGTTGCGGTCCGCGCGGACGGCCGGGCACATCCCCTGCCGGGCGTGACCTCCGTGGTCGCCGAGGACGGCGCGGAGATCGAGGTCCGCGGCGAGCTACCCGCCGACCTGCCGCTGGGCTGGTTTCGGGCGCGCACCGAGACCGGTCAGGAATCCACGCTCGTCGTGGCGCCGCCCACGGTGCCGAAGTCCCCGGACACCTGGGGCTGGATGCTGCAGCTGTACGCCCTGCGGTCGGCGCGCTCCTGGGGCATCGGCGACCTCGGCGATCTCCGCGAGTTCGTGCAGTGGACGGCCCGAGAGCACGGCTCCGGCGCGGTGCTGCTGAATCCACTGCACGCGCCGGGCCCGACGCATCCCGTGCAGCCGTCGCCGTACACCCCGTC is from Mycolicibacterium grossiae and encodes:
- a CDS encoding lysophospholipid acyltransferase family protein, with amino-acid sequence MAERSDIRLVPDGHGEIPDPPNDATLARVLRLLEPARRLVNPRVYGSEHLPSDRGALLVGNHTLIGLLDAPLLCAELWERGIRARVLGNHAHFKLPRWRDLLTLVGVVPGRPEIADALMRRGETILVFPGGGREVAKRKGEKYQLIWENRMGFARLAVKHGYPIVPFATVGAEDALDVLVDTEHPAMKPVQRLFERISGSPDFFPLVRGIGPTPIPRPERQYYWFGEPIDTSAVDTTDDRTVRRIRDETKAAIEGGIALLLAEQQADPQRSVVKRLFGPERRTSRRA
- a CDS encoding dienelactone hydrolase family protein, with amino-acid sequence MPDAQLPVEGGTLPGYLATPSGTGPWPAVVVIHEVFGLTDDIRRIADRFAANGYLAFAPALFQRGPKPLCIVSAFRALASGSGSAVDDLIGAAEALRADDRTTGKVGSAGFCMGGGFCLLLADRGVFDATAPNYGPFPPAVGVPSRSCPIVASYGARDVLLPGAAAKLERGLAPSGVARDIKEYPGVGHSFMNEWKTPSAVHVVERIAGVHHSAPQAEDAWRRILTFFDEHLR